The stretch of DNA CCCAGACCTTCACGTTCCCGGCGCCCGCAGTCTCCGCGTCGTTCTGGCGGCTGGAGCCGCTGGCTGGCGGAGGTCTGGCACTGCGGGGAGGAGAGCAGTGGGTGGCGCGGTTTCCCAGTGGAGAGGCCGTGGCCCAACCCGCTCCCGCCTGGCTGGCCAGCCACCCGGGCTCCCGCCTGGCCCTCATCCGGAACCAGCAGGCCAACGTCCTCGCCTCGGCGCCCACGATGAGCGGAGCCGGGTGCCAACAGTCCCTGCTCGTCTTTGCCAGTGACGGCACCGCCTGTGGCGAGCTTGTGTTCCCGCCGGATGGAAGTAACTGCTCCCCTCGGTCCTTGGATGTCGGACGGGATGGAACCGTCATCCAGAAGCTCGAGCTGAGCGCCCAGGCCACCCCCCAGTGCTCCTGGCGGTGGTGGCCCGGGCTGCTGCGGTAGGGCGGTGCCGCCCCAGCCGCTTACAGCGACTCGAGGAACGTAATCACTGCGTCCCGGTCATCCTTGGAGAGCGCCTCGAACTTGGCGCGGCTGGCGCTCGCCTCGCCGCCGTGCCAGCCGATGGCCTCCTTCAGCGTGCGGGCGCGGCCGTCATGCAGGTAGCGCACGTTCTGGGCGCCGCCCTGCACGAACTTCAGCGAGCCCACGCCCCACAGGGGCGGCGTGCGCCACATGCGGGGAGCCGCCTGGCCTTCGGTCAGCGTGTCGGCCAGCTCCGGGCCCATGTCGTGCAGCAGCAGATCGGTGTACGGGCGGATGGTCTGGTTGCGCAGCTCGGCGAACGGGTGGGTGTTGCCCGTGGTCATCTGCGGCGTGTGGCACGTGGTGCACTGGGCCTGGGCGAACAGGGTTTTGCCGCGGGCAATCTGCGCCGGGTTCACATCGTGCTCAGGCGACACGCGGATGCCCTCCGGGTAGCCGCTGCGCAGGCTGCGCTGGGCGGGCACGCCGATGAGTGCCAGGTAGTCCGACAGCCGCTGGAGCTCCGTCTCGGACACGGACGTGGCGCCCGTCGCGGTGTGGCAGTTGGGCGAGCCCTTCTGGCAGTCGCGGGAGGGAAACACGGGCGAGGTGACGCTCATGTCCTTGATGAGCGCATCGCCCACCTGCTGGCGCAGGCTCGCCTTGGTGGCCTTCCAGCCGAAGCGGCCCAGGTGCACCTGGCCCGTCTCGGGGTTGGTCACATAGTGGGGCACGCCGCGCACACCGTCGTTGTTGGTGTCGTTGGGGTCCGCCAGCGCCAGGATGGTGGTTTCATCCACGGCCTCCAGCAGGCCCAGGCCGATGACCTGCGGGGCCTGCCGCACGGAATAGAGCGACGGCGTGGGCCCGCTGAAGGTGTAGACGGGCTTGAGTAGCTCCACCGTCTCACCGCCCGACAGCGTGCGCGTCGTCTTCGTGTAGGAGGCCACGCTCACCCCGTAGTTGGGGGCGGAGGTGGAGGCCGCCTGCTGCTGCACGTTCCAGCCGTAGGTGGGATCCGGCAGCACCGCGCCGCTGCTGCCCGCGGTGCCGGTGAGCACCGACAGGGTGGAGAGCTTCGCGCCCACGGCCGGGGCCACGCCGCGGCCGTTGGCCGTGTGGCACTCGATGCAGCGCGCCTGGTTGTAGCGGGGGCCGAGCTGGCCCTTGTGCTCGGTGAACACCGGGTTGGTGGTGGGGTGCTCGGAGTGCGTGCCGTCGGCGAATGAGGTGTGGAACAGGCGGCGGCCCTGCACGAAGCGCTTGGTGTTGGTGATGCCGATGTTGTTGGCCATCTGCTGGAACACCCGGTGCGGCTCCTCCGAGTAGTTGTAGGAGACGCTGGCCTGGCCTCCCAGCAGCGTCTCGTCCGGCAGGGGCTCGGAGTCCAGGTTGGGGACGATGCCGTACCAGGGGCGCATGCCCACGCCCACCACGTAGAGCTGCTCGAACGAGTAGTAGCGCTCGCCGCCGCCGTCGATGACGGGAGCCAGCAGGCGCGGGGCAGGGGCCAGCTCGATCTTGTCGCCAATCTTCAACGGGCTGTGCGGGGACGTGCGCCAGTTGGAGGTGAACGACATCATGCAGTCGCTGGACCCCGCGTGGCAGATGGGTTGATTGCCCTCGTTGGGGTTGTTGAAGCCGTAGTTGAGCGACCAGCCGAAGTCGCGCACGTCGGGGTTGTTGATATTGCGGAACAGGCTGAAGGTGGTGCCCCGGAACGTGCCGTCATTGACGTGCAGGTACACCTCGATGCGCTGGCGGCCGGCGGGCACGTGGTCGCGGATCTCCAGGCCGAAGGTGCGGTTCTGGAAGTAGAAGGTGGGGAAGGTGAAGTACCGCCCCGGCCCCTTGTCGGGCTCATCCCATCGCTCGCCGCGCTCACGGGCGTGGCGCTCGGTGGGCCGGGCGCCCATGAAGGTGACGAGGGTGCCGTCGGCTTCCCTGTATTGGATTTGCTCCGTGATGCTGGTGCCCGGCGGGTACAGCGGCGTGTAGGCGGCTGCCAGGGGGGTTGCCGTGGGCGTGGCCTCGGGGGACACCTCCGCGTTGGCTTCCTCGGGCGGAACCCCACAGGCCGTCAGTGAGACCGCCGCGGCCACCAGGGCTGCCAGCGTTGAAGCGGATGGACTTCCAGACGGCTCGGGAGAGGGGAATACCGGTGTCTTGGATTTCAAGGCGCCTCCTTGAAGGGGTGTTGCGTGGGACAGCGCCTCCCTGTCTACCCGAAGGTGTCGATGGATTTAAGGACTAAACTCGAATTTCATGCTAGGGGTATTTTTCTAATCCAGGAGGGAAGCGGCACATGAAGCGGTTGATGATGGGATTGGGGCTGGCTGTGTGTTTGGGAGGCGCGTTCGAGGCGCACGCCCGGCGGGCGCCCGAGACGCTGACACTGTCGGGTAAACAACTGTTGATCAACGGCAAGCCTTTCACCGCGAAGGGCGTCAACTACCACCCTGTGCCCCGGACGGGGCCGGGCAACTGGCCCGACGACTGGACCATGAACCGGGCGGTGGTGTTCAGCGACTTCGCGAAGATGAAGGAGATGGGCGCCAACACCATCCGCGTCTACGTACAGTACGACCGGTTGTTCCAGAACTGGGATGAGCAGAATGATCCGTCCACGGACCCGGGCCGGGTGGACCCGGCGGTGCTCGCCAATTACCGCGCCGTGCTGGACGAGGCCGACCGCCAGGGCATCTATGTCATCATGAATTACTTCCTGCCCACGAACGCGGACCTCCGCGCGGGGCAGCAGGTGAAGTTCAACAAGGACGCGCGCACGCGGCACAAGCTGCGCTTCCGCAACATCATCAATGTCTTCAAGAACCGCACCGAGTTCCCCATGGTGTTGATGTGGGCCTTCGGCAATGAGAACAACTTCGATTGGAACCGCGGGCAGATGACCGCCGCGGCGATGTTCGACTTCTACGGAGAGGCCATCCGCGAGGCCGACCAGCAGGCAGATGCGTCGCATCCCTACACCGTGGTGCTCGGGGACAACCCCCAGCTGGACATTCACAACAGCAGCCTGCTCAACCGGGCGCCGCTCGTGGATGTCTGGTCTGTCAACATGTACAACACGGAGCAGGGCTTCAAGAACATCATCCAGGGCTATCCGCTCAACAAGCCGCTCCTGTTCACGGAGTTTGGCTATGACGCCTGCCAGCACAACCAGGGGTGTGACTTCTCCAATCCCGAGGGCCGGGGCACCGCGGAGGCGCAGCAGCACCAGGCCGCGTTCTACAAGAACCGCTGGGAGAACACGATGCTGCCCAACCTCAGCGCCCGGAACGCCAACAACAAGCTGCTCGGCGGCGTCGTGTTCGAGTGGAACGACGAGTGGTGGAAGGATGGCAGCGGGCCCCGGGACGTCCACAACACCGGCGGGTTCTCCAACGCGAACCTCGGCCCTGACTACTTCCTGAACGAGGAGTGGTTCGGGCTGTCCACCGCCCTGACGGAGACGCAGACCACGGGGCGGTATTACCGGTCCGCCTTCAATCAACTCAAGACGATGTGGACCGCCCCGTCCCTGCTGTCCGCTGGGGAGGCCGCGGAGGGGACTGCCACAAGGCCCTGAAACCCGGTAGTGTCTGGCCGAGCATTCATGAGCCAGGCCAAACCTGCCGGGACGGAAGTCTCCTCCTCGGAGGGCGCCTCGTCCGAGGCCCCCTCCCCCTCGTCGTCCCAGGGCGTCTTCCCCCCTACGGTGGATTCCTCGGGCATTGGGGATGCGCCCACGCTGCGGACGTCCACGCCCGCGCGTCTGGCGCCTCCTTCGCCGGGCCAGCTGCTGCCCGTGGTGGACCCCGCGTTGTATGCGCTCGAAGGGGAGCTCGCTCACGGCGGCATTGGCCGCATCCTCCGGGCGAGGGATCTGCGGCTGGGCCGGGCCGTGGCCCTCAAGCAGATCCTCTCGCCGTCGCCGGAGGCCGAGTCCCGCTTCATGACCGAGGCGCTCGTCACCGCGCGGTTGCAGCACCCGTCGATTGTGCCGGTGCACGAGGTGGGGCGCTGGCCCGACGGCGAGCTGTTCTACTCGATGAAGCTCGTCTCCGGCCGCTCGCTGGCGGAGGTCGTCTCCGAGCTCAAGAGCTTGAAGGATCGCCTGGCCTTTCTGCCCCACGTGCTGGCGGTGGCCGAGGCCATGGCCTATGCGCACTCCGAGCGCATCATTCATCGGGACCTCAAGCCGGCGAACATCCTCGTGGGAGGGTTTGGCGAGACGGTGGTCATCGACTGGGGCTTGGCGAAGGACCTGTCGCTCGCGGACCCTCCCGCGGCCCCGGATGCGTTCTCCCCCGCGGCCCTCTCCTCCGATGGAGGATTGACCCGGGTGGGCACGGTGATGGGGACGCCCGCGTACATGCCGCCCGAGCAGGCCGCGGGCATGCCCGTGGACGAGCGCGCCGACGTCTATGCCCTGGGGGCCATCCTCTATCACCTGCTCGCGGGGGCCCGTCCCTATGACGGGGACACCTCGGATCAGGTGTTGACGCGGGTGATCAAGGGGCCCCCTCCGCCCCTGGCCAGCCTCCAGGAGTTCATTCCGAGGGACCTGCTGGCCATCGTGACCAAGGCGATGGCCCGCCGTCCCGAGGACCGCTACGCCACCGCGCGCGAGTTGGCGGAGGACTTGAGGCGCTTCCAGACGGGGCAGATCGTCGGGGCGTATGCGTACTCGCGCATGGAGCTGCTGCGCCGCTTCCTGAGGCGCTACCGGGCCGTGGTGACGGTCACGGCGGTGGCCCTGCTGGTGCTCGCCGCCGTGGGCACCGAGAGCATCCTCGAGATCGTGGCCCAGCGTGATGCCGCCCGGGCCTCCCGCCAGCAGGCCCAGGAGCTCTCCGACAGCCTGCTGCTGACGAAGGCCCGGGACATCGTGGAGGAGGCGCCCAACGACTCCCTCGAATCCCTGCGGGGCATCTCCGCTGGATTCAAGCAGTGGTCGGCCGCGCGGGTGGTCGCCGCGGATGCCCAGGCCCATGGGTTCGCCACCGTGCTGCGGGGGCATACCCAGCACATCAATGACATCGCCTTCACGGCCAGCGGCGACTACCTCATCTCGGCGAGTGACGACCACACGCTGCGGGTCTGGGACACCCGGCTGGGCAAGAGCCACCGGCTGCTGCGCGATGACGCCCGGACCGACACGGACACGGACGATGTGTGGCGCATCCAGATGCTCCCGGGCGGCGGGTTCATCTCGAGCGGCAAGGATGGCGTGCTGCGCCAGTGGGACCTGGCCACGGGCAAGGCCAGGCTCTTCGCCACCTTGCCAGGGCCTGTCTCGGCGCTCACCCTGGGGTGCCAGGACCGGTGCCTGCTCGCCGCGACCCAGACGGATGAGGTGCTCTATTCCTGGGACCTGGGCACGGGGCAGCTCCGCACCTTTCACACGGGCGTCCCGGGCATCGAGGAGCTGCTGGCCTCGCCGCGTAGCTCCTGGGTGTTCGTGCGAGGCTACCAGGACGCCCCCTCGGCCCTGGGAGACGTGAAGGGTGGGGCCTTCCAGGTCTTGAATCAGGCCCGGTCCACCGTGGGAGGATTTTCCGAGGAAGGCTTCCTCTTCACGGTGAACATCCAGGGGGAGCTGCACCGCTGGGTGCCCGGAACCCCCGAGGGGCACCTGCTCGCGCGGGGCCTGGGCATTGGCACGGCCCTGACCTTCGTGCCGCGAACGCCCTGGGTGGTGATTGGCACCCAGGAGGGGGTGATCCGGCTGCGGAACGCCTCCACAGGCGAGGCCCGGGAGTTCCGCCAGCATGAAGGGTCCGTCACCAGCCTGGATGTCACCTCGGATGGCCAGTACCTCGCCTCGGCCAGTGCCGACCGGACCTCGATCCTCTGGGAACTGGAGACCGGAGCGCCCCGCGTGCTGCGGCGGGCCCGGCAACAGGCCCACCTCGTCCAGTTCTCGCCGGATGACCAGCAGCTTGCCGTGGCCAGCTTCAACGGGCAGGTGCGCCTGTTCTCCATGAAGGACAAGCTCCACCACGTGCTCTTCTCGGGCGTGGGGCCCCAGGCCTCCCTGGAGCTGTCCCCGGAGGGGGATTGGTTGGCCACCCTGTCCCGCCAGGGGGAGCTGCGCCTCTTCGAGGCCCGCTCGGGAACCCTCTTCCTGAATGCGCCGGGCTTCGTCCCGGACGCGTTGAGCTTCTCCCCGGCGGGCCAATGGCTGGCCGTGGGGGGGAGCGATGGACGGGTTCACCTGTACGAGCCTTCCACCGGAAGTGAGCTGGCCGCATTGCAGGGGCATACCGCCCGGGTGGTGGCCGTCGGCTTCTCCGCGGGCGGCGAGCACCTGGCCTCGGCGGATGAGAAGGGGGACGTCTGGATATGGGAGGCAGGGCAGGGGAAGGGCACCTTGCTGGGGACGCATGAGGCGCGGGTCTGGCAGCTCGCGTTCTCTCCGGATGGCCAGCGTCTGGCCACGGCGTGCGATGACGGCTCTGTGCGGGTGTGGGAGCTGGAAACGGGCACGTTCCGCGTCCTGTCCGGCCACACGGGGGCCGTGCGGACCGTGGCGTTCTCCCCGAAGCCCCTGAACGGAGATGTCCTCGTCACGGGGGGCATGGATCACCGCGTGATTTTCTGGGAACTGGAGACGGGCCAGAGCCGCTCGCACCTCACGAGCGGGGGCGGCGTCCTGGAGCTTCGCTTCTCGCCAGAGGGCACGGTGGTGGCCAGCCGTGACCAGAAGGATGGCTCCGTGAGGCTCTGGGATGGATGGACGGGTGAGCCGTACGCCATCCCCGTGCTCAGCCATCAGGCGGATGTGCTGGGCTTTGCCTTCTCCCCGGATGGCTCCCGCCTGGCGTCGGCAAGCCTCGACAAGACAGCCCGGGTATGGGACCTGGCGACCGGTGAGAGCCGCGCGCTGCGGGGCCACATGGGGCCCGTGGAGGCGGTGGCCTTCTTCCCGAAGGGGACGATGATCGTCTCCACGGGAGCCGATGGCAGCCTCCGGCTCTGGCCGGACAGCCTGCCCCTGAAACCAGAGGTCCTGCGTGACTGGTTGAAGTCCTTCACAAAGGACGAGCGGCCGCCCTTGAACTCCTGGCAGTGATGTAGAAAGTCTCGTCACTCCAGACTCAGGAGGAGGCGGACGTGAACAGGACAATGAAGGCCGCGGTCGTGCGTGAGTTCGGCAAGCCCCTGCGCATCGAGGAGGTGGAAGTGCCCCGCCCCGGGCCTGGGCAAGTCCTGGTCAAGATCCAGGCCTGTGGTGTCTGCCATACCGACCTTCATGCCGCCGAGGGAGACTGGCCGGTCAAACCCACCCCGCCGTTCATTCCCGGCCACGAGGGCGTCGGCAACGTGGCGGCGGTGGGCGCGGGCGTCACCCACGTGAAGGAAGGCGACCGGGTGGGCATTCCCTGGCTGCACTCGGCCTGCGGCCATTGCGAGCACTGTCTGGGGGGCTGGGAGACCCTGTGCGAGCAACAGCAGAACACGGGCTATTCGATCAACGGGGGCTTCGCTGAGTATGCGTTGGCCAACGCTCAGTACGTGGGCCATCTGCCGGACGGGACGAATTTCATCGAGATCGCCCCCGTGCTGTGCGCGGGCGTCACCGTCTACAAGGGATTGAAAGTCACCGATACCCGGCCCGGGGACTGGGTGGTGATCTCCGGCATCGGAGGGCTCGGCCACATGGCGGTGCAGTACGCCCGGATCATGGGGCTGAACGTGGCCGCGGTGGACGTGGACGGCGGCAAGCTTGAGTTGGCCCGGCGCCTGGGCGCCACCGTGACCGTCAACGCCCTCGAAACCGATCCGGCGGCCTACCTCAAGAAGGAGATTGGCGGCGCCCATGGCGTCCTGGTCACCGCGGTCTCGCCCAAGGCCTTCGAGCAGGCGCTCGGGATGGTTCGCCGGGGCGGCACGGTGTCGCTCACGGGCCTGCCCCCGGGGGACTTCCCGCTACCCATCTTCGGCATGGTGCTCAATGCCATCACCGTGCGCGGCTCGATTGTCGGCACGCGGCTGGACCTCCAGGAGGCGCTGGCCTTCGCCGCGCAGGGCAAGGTCAAGGCCACGGTGAGCACCGACAGGCTGGAGAACATCAACGGTGTGTTCCAGCGCATGCACGCCGGCCAGATCGAAGGCCGCGTGGTGCTGGACCTGGCCTCCTGAGCCGCCTGTTGCCCCTGGGGAGGCCGGGAGACGCAGGCGTCCCGGCCTCCCAGCCCTCTCGGGGTCAGGCCGTGCCGGTCCAGCGCAGGTGCAGCAGCGGGAAGGGTTTGCCCTGGCCGTCCCGCTCCGAGCGGCCTTCCACGGCAAACCCCATGTGTTGGTAGAACCCCACCGCCTGGGGGTTCTGCTCGTTCACGTCCACCGCCGTGATGCCGCCTTCGTCGAGGACGTGCCTCAACAGCGCACGGCCGATGCCCTGGCCATGGTGGGCGGGATCGACGAAGAGCATCTCGACCTTTCCCTCCGCGGTGCCGATGAAGCCCACGATGGAGCCACCCGCCGCGCGGAGGCAGACGAGCCTCACCGCATCCAGGTAGACGTCCCGCACCAGGGGCTTGAAGAACTGGATGTCCTCCTCGCCGAGGAAATGGTGCGTGGCGCGCACGGCGGCCTCCCAGACTTCCACCAGGCGCAGCCGGTCGGCGGCGCTCAGCGCCGTCAACCGTTCCGGTGTCATGGGAGGGGAGGGCGTCATGGCTGGTCCCTACTTGCCCTTCACCTGCTCCTTGGCCCAGGAGTCCTTCAGCGTCACCGTGCGGTTGAAGACGGGCTTGCCCGGCTTGGAGTCCTTCGAGTCCACGTTGAAGTACCCCAGCCGCTCGAACTGGAAGAAGGCCTCGGGGGCCGCCTGGCCCAGCGTGGGCTCCACGCGGGCGTTGGAGAGCACCTCCAGCGAGTTCGGGTTCAAGAACGTCTTGAAGTCCTTGTCCTTGTCCTTGTCCGGGTGCTCCACGGAGAAGAGCCGGTCATACAGCCGCACCTCCGCCACGGGCGCGCTGGCCGGCACCCAGTGCAGGGTGCCCTTCACCTTGCGCCCATCCGGCGAGTCTCCGCCCCGGGTGGCCGGATCATACGTGCAGCGCAGCTCCACCACCTGGCCGTTGCCGTCCTTGATGACCCGCTCGCACTTGATGAAGTACGCCGAGCGCAGGCGGACCTCCTTGCCGGGCGCCAGCCGGAAGAACCCCTTGGTGGGCTCCTCCATGAAGTCCTCCGCCTCGATGTACAGCTCCCGCTCGAACCGGAGCTTGCGCTTGCCCAGCTCCTCCTTGTTCGGGTGGTTGGCGGTCTCCAGCTCCTCGCTCTGGCCCTCGGGGTAGTTCTCGATGACGACCTTGAGCGGACGCAGCACCGCCATGGCCCGGGGCGCGCGCTCGTTGAGGTCCTCCCGGATGCACAGCTCCAGGAGGCTCATGTCGATCCAGCTGTCCGTCTTGCTCACGCCGATGCGCGCGGCGAAGTCCCGCAGGGAGGCCGGGGTGAAGCCCCGCCGGCGCAGGCCGCTGATGGTCATCATGCGCGGGTCGTCCCAGCCGGACACCAGCCCCTCGTTCACCATCTGGAGCAGCTTGCGCTTGCTCATCACCGTGTAGGTGAGCTTCAGGCGCGAGAACTCGTACTGGTAGGGCCGGTCCCCTTTGATGAGGCTGTCGACGATCCAGTCGTAGAGCACCCGCCGGTTCTCGAACTCCAGGGTACAGATGGAGTGGGTAATCCCCTCGATGGCGTCCGACAGGCAGTGGGCGAAGTCGTAGAGCGGGTAGATGCACCAGGTGTCGCCCGTGCGGTGGTGGTGCGCGTGGCGGATCCGGTAGATGGGCGGGTCTCTCAGCACCGGG from Stigmatella aurantiaca encodes:
- a CDS encoding glutamine--tRNA ligase/YqeY domain fusion protein produces the protein MTTTSESQGQNFLQEIIEEDRRTGKHGGRVHTRFPPEPNGYLHIGHAKAICLNFGLAQQYGGKCNLRLDDTNPLTEDTDYVQSIERDVKWLGGAWDDRRFFASDYFEQLYTFAVSLIQQGKAYVCSLTADEISQYRGDFNTPGRDSPYRTRSVEENLDLFRRMRAGEFPDGTHTLRAKIDMTSPNPVLRDPPIYRIRHAHHHRTGDTWCIYPLYDFAHCLSDAIEGITHSICTLEFENRRVLYDWIVDSLIKGDRPYQYEFSRLKLTYTVMSKRKLLQMVNEGLVSGWDDPRMMTISGLRRRGFTPASLRDFAARIGVSKTDSWIDMSLLELCIREDLNERAPRAMAVLRPLKVVIENYPEGQSEELETANHPNKEELGKRKLRFERELYIEAEDFMEEPTKGFFRLAPGKEVRLRSAYFIKCERVIKDGNGQVVELRCTYDPATRGGDSPDGRKVKGTLHWVPASAPVAEVRLYDRLFSVEHPDKDKDKDFKTFLNPNSLEVLSNARVEPTLGQAAPEAFFQFERLGYFNVDSKDSKPGKPVFNRTVTLKDSWAKEQVKGK
- a CDS encoding di-heme oxidoredictase family protein, which gives rise to MKSKTPVFPSPEPSGSPSASTLAALVAAAVSLTACGVPPEEANAEVSPEATPTATPLAAAYTPLYPPGTSITEQIQYREADGTLVTFMGARPTERHARERGERWDEPDKGPGRYFTFPTFYFQNRTFGLEIRDHVPAGRQRIEVYLHVNDGTFRGTTFSLFRNINNPDVRDFGWSLNYGFNNPNEGNQPICHAGSSDCMMSFTSNWRTSPHSPLKIGDKIELAPAPRLLAPVIDGGGERYYSFEQLYVVGVGMRPWYGIVPNLDSEPLPDETLLGGQASVSYNYSEEPHRVFQQMANNIGITNTKRFVQGRRLFHTSFADGTHSEHPTTNPVFTEHKGQLGPRYNQARCIECHTANGRGVAPAVGAKLSTLSVLTGTAGSSGAVLPDPTYGWNVQQQAASTSAPNYGVSVASYTKTTRTLSGGETVELLKPVYTFSGPTPSLYSVRQAPQVIGLGLLEAVDETTILALADPNDTNNDGVRGVPHYVTNPETGQVHLGRFGWKATKASLRQQVGDALIKDMSVTSPVFPSRDCQKGSPNCHTATGATSVSETELQRLSDYLALIGVPAQRSLRSGYPEGIRVSPEHDVNPAQIARGKTLFAQAQCTTCHTPQMTTGNTHPFAELRNQTIRPYTDLLLHDMGPELADTLTEGQAAPRMWRTPPLWGVGSLKFVQGGAQNVRYLHDGRARTLKEAIGWHGGEASASRAKFEALSKDDRDAVITFLESL
- a CDS encoding acetyltransferase, yielding MTPSPPMTPERLTALSAADRLRLVEVWEAAVRATHHFLGEEDIQFFKPLVRDVYLDAVRLVCLRAAGGSIVGFIGTAEGKVEMLFVDPAHHGQGIGRALLRHVLDEGGITAVDVNEQNPQAVGFYQHMGFAVEGRSERDGQGKPFPLLHLRWTGTA
- a CDS encoding cellulase family glycosylhydrolase, which translates into the protein MKRLMMGLGLAVCLGGAFEAHARRAPETLTLSGKQLLINGKPFTAKGVNYHPVPRTGPGNWPDDWTMNRAVVFSDFAKMKEMGANTIRVYVQYDRLFQNWDEQNDPSTDPGRVDPAVLANYRAVLDEADRQGIYVIMNYFLPTNADLRAGQQVKFNKDARTRHKLRFRNIINVFKNRTEFPMVLMWAFGNENNFDWNRGQMTAAAMFDFYGEAIREADQQADASHPYTVVLGDNPQLDIHNSSLLNRAPLVDVWSVNMYNTEQGFKNIIQGYPLNKPLLFTEFGYDACQHNQGCDFSNPEGRGTAEAQQHQAAFYKNRWENTMLPNLSARNANNKLLGGVVFEWNDEWWKDGSGPRDVHNTGGFSNANLGPDYFLNEEWFGLSTALTETQTTGRYYRSAFNQLKTMWTAPSLLSAGEAAEGTATRP
- a CDS encoding serine/threonine-protein kinase; protein product: MSQAKPAGTEVSSSEGASSEAPSPSSSQGVFPPTVDSSGIGDAPTLRTSTPARLAPPSPGQLLPVVDPALYALEGELAHGGIGRILRARDLRLGRAVALKQILSPSPEAESRFMTEALVTARLQHPSIVPVHEVGRWPDGELFYSMKLVSGRSLAEVVSELKSLKDRLAFLPHVLAVAEAMAYAHSERIIHRDLKPANILVGGFGETVVIDWGLAKDLSLADPPAAPDAFSPAALSSDGGLTRVGTVMGTPAYMPPEQAAGMPVDERADVYALGAILYHLLAGARPYDGDTSDQVLTRVIKGPPPPLASLQEFIPRDLLAIVTKAMARRPEDRYATARELAEDLRRFQTGQIVGAYAYSRMELLRRFLRRYRAVVTVTAVALLVLAAVGTESILEIVAQRDAARASRQQAQELSDSLLLTKARDIVEEAPNDSLESLRGISAGFKQWSAARVVAADAQAHGFATVLRGHTQHINDIAFTASGDYLISASDDHTLRVWDTRLGKSHRLLRDDARTDTDTDDVWRIQMLPGGGFISSGKDGVLRQWDLATGKARLFATLPGPVSALTLGCQDRCLLAATQTDEVLYSWDLGTGQLRTFHTGVPGIEELLASPRSSWVFVRGYQDAPSALGDVKGGAFQVLNQARSTVGGFSEEGFLFTVNIQGELHRWVPGTPEGHLLARGLGIGTALTFVPRTPWVVIGTQEGVIRLRNASTGEAREFRQHEGSVTSLDVTSDGQYLASASADRTSILWELETGAPRVLRRARQQAHLVQFSPDDQQLAVASFNGQVRLFSMKDKLHHVLFSGVGPQASLELSPEGDWLATLSRQGELRLFEARSGTLFLNAPGFVPDALSFSPAGQWLAVGGSDGRVHLYEPSTGSELAALQGHTARVVAVGFSAGGEHLASADEKGDVWIWEAGQGKGTLLGTHEARVWQLAFSPDGQRLATACDDGSVRVWELETGTFRVLSGHTGAVRTVAFSPKPLNGDVLVTGGMDHRVIFWELETGQSRSHLTSGGGVLELRFSPEGTVVASRDQKDGSVRLWDGWTGEPYAIPVLSHQADVLGFAFSPDGSRLASASLDKTARVWDLATGESRALRGHMGPVEAVAFFPKGTMIVSTGADGSLRLWPDSLPLKPEVLRDWLKSFTKDERPPLNSWQ
- the adhP gene encoding alcohol dehydrogenase AdhP, whose product is MNRTMKAAVVREFGKPLRIEEVEVPRPGPGQVLVKIQACGVCHTDLHAAEGDWPVKPTPPFIPGHEGVGNVAAVGAGVTHVKEGDRVGIPWLHSACGHCEHCLGGWETLCEQQQNTGYSINGGFAEYALANAQYVGHLPDGTNFIEIAPVLCAGVTVYKGLKVTDTRPGDWVVISGIGGLGHMAVQYARIMGLNVAAVDVDGGKLELARRLGATVTVNALETDPAAYLKKEIGGAHGVLVTAVSPKAFEQALGMVRRGGTVSLTGLPPGDFPLPIFGMVLNAITVRGSIVGTRLDLQEALAFAAQGKVKATVSTDRLENINGVFQRMHAGQIEGRVVLDLAS